Proteins encoded by one window of Branchiostoma floridae strain S238N-H82 chromosome 6, Bfl_VNyyK, whole genome shotgun sequence:
- the LOC118417958 gene encoding RNA-binding protein NOB1-like, giving the protein MAEGKVEHVVVDSGAFIRNAPIRDIAENVYSLQGVVSEIRDKETRQRLEVLPYQIAFKEPSVENVRQVTEFSKKTGDYPSLSAVDIKVLALTLQLEKQHVGTEHIKTEPEKKPTYFATQKPLERVTDLPGWVVTTKQDKDAKNSTPLISEGQVEDEVVGKDTDKLNILQDGGQTATDEKQDVEITSNKSEVLDCLSEGTADNVSEVEGQLQKLELTIEGNRVEEEDIGEEEEEEDEEEEDDDDDDEGWITPSNIHKLKRNATLGSMETREVKVGCITTDFAMQNVLIQMGLHVISVEGFLIRRAKSYVLRCHACYKVTSEMMREFCPNCGNRTLTKLTCSVDSDGTIRYHFSRRRPLNTRGLIHPLPAPQGGKHAHNPRLHEDQRAPQQRVARKARGKTDVWTEDYFVHSSPFATRDVMSRSAHLGIREGPGYTNFRSRQNPNEVKRHKKRNRKK; this is encoded by the exons ATGGCGGAAGGAAAAGTGGAACACGTTGTGGTGGATTCGGGTGCTTTTATAAGAAATGCGCCCATTCGG GACATTGCAGAGAATGTGTACAGTCTACAAGGGGTGGTCTCTGAGATCAGAGACAAGGAGACCAGACAAAGACTGGAGGTGCTGCCGTACCAGATAGCCTTTAAGGAGCCAAGTGTGGAGAATGTAAGACAAG TGACTGAGTTCTCTAAGAAAACTGGAGACTACCCAAGTCTGTCAGCTGTGGACATTAAGGTGCTGGCCTTGACCCTGCAGCTGGAGAAACAACATGTGGGCACAGAACACATCAAGACTGAGCCGGAGAAAAAG CCGACCTACTTTGCGACCCAGAAGCCCCTGGAGAGGGTTACAGACCTGCCAGGTTGGGTTGTCACAACTAAACAG GACAAAGATGCAAAGAACAGCACCCCCCTCATCTCAGAAGGTCAAGTTGAAGATGAAGTCGTTGGTAAGGACACGGACAAGCTAAACATTCTACAGGATGGTGGCCAGACTGCCACTGATGAGAAACAAGATGTGGAAATCACATCCAACAAGTCAGAAGTGTTAGATTGCTTGTCTGAGGGTACTGCTGATAATGTCTCTGAAGTGGAGGGACAGCTGCAAAAATTAGAGTTGACAATAGAAGGAAACAGAGTGGAGGAAGAGGACAtaggggaggaggaggaggaggaggatgaagaagaagaagatgatgatgatgatgatgagggatGGATCACCCCCAGTAACATCCACAAGCTGAAGAGGAACGCGACCTTGGGCTCCATGGAAACCAGGGAGGTGAAGGTCGGATGTATCACCACCGACTTTGCCATGCAG AACGTGTTGATCCAGATGGGCCTGCATGTCATCTCTGTGGAGGGCTTCCTCATCAGGAGAGCCAAGAGCTACGTACTGCGCTGTCACGCCTGCTACAA GGTGACAAGTGAGATGATGAGAGAGTTTTGTCCCAACTGTGGCAACAGGACCCTGACTAAACTCACCTGCAGCGTGGACAGTGACGGGACCATCAGATATCACTTCTCACGCAGACGACCACTTAACACTCGTGGTCTCATC CACCCCTTGCCGGCCCCCCAGGGAGGGAAACACGCCCACAACCCCCGTCTGCACGAAGACCAGAGAGCACCCCAGCAGCGCGTGGCTCGGAAGGCGAGAGGGAAGACTGACGTGTGGACCGAGGACTACTTTGTTCACTCCTCGCCATTCGCCACGAGGGACGTGATGAGTCGGTCGGCGCACCTCGGTATACGGGAGGGTCCCGGGTACACAAACTTCCGCAGTCGACAGAACCCCAACGAAGTTAAGAGACATAAGAAGAGGAACAGGAAAAAGTAG